Genomic segment of Pacificitalea manganoxidans:
TGCCCCAGATGACGACACCCTCCCCCGCCGCTTCTTCCGATGCCACCGCAGATGCACCGCCCGCGACAGGCGTCAGCTACGCCCATCACGACAGCGTCGGGGCGTTTCTGGCCGGGGGGCAGGCTGTGCTGGCGCGTGCGCCCGTCGCGCTCATCATGGCCGAAGACGCGGTAGAGGTCGCGGGCACCGTCGCCCATCACCATCGGCTGGGGTTTCGCAGCATCGTGCTGTTCGCCTCGACGGAACTGGCGCTGCCGGATCTGGACGCGCTGCCGTCCGCGACGCAGGCCGTGCTGCACCGGGTCGATCATGACACCCTGCACGCGCAGGGGCTGCTGCGCGCCGTGAACCCGGTGATCGCCGCCGCACCCGAGGGCGCGTGGATTTACTACTGCTACAACGCCGAATACCTGTTTTTCCCGTTCTGTCAGACCCGCGATGTGGGCGAAATGCTGGCCTTCCACGCAGAAGAACGGCGCTCTGCGATGCTGACCTATGTCGTCGATCTCTACGCGGGCGATCTGTCGCGCCACCCCAATGCCGTCGCGCCGGAGGAGGCCTATCTGGACCGCGCGGGCTACTACGCGCTGGCCCGGCCCGATCCCGAACAGGACGGCGCGCCGCGCGAACGGCAACTTGATTTCTATGGCGGGCTGCGCTGGCGGTTCGAGGAACATGTGCCCAAAGCCCGGCGCAAGATCGACCGCATCGGTCTGTTCCGCGCCGCCCGCGGGCTGACCCTGCGCGGCAATCACACGCTCAGCGACGAGGAATGCAACACCTATGCCTGCCCGTGGCACCACAACCTGACCGCCGCGATTTGTTCGTTCCGCACGGCCAAGGCGCTCAAGACCAACCCCGGCAGCACCTTTGCGGTGGAGACGTTCTGGTGGCACAATTCCGTGCGCTTCGAATGGAACAGCCAGCAGCTTCTCGATCTGGGGCTGATGGAGCCGGGGCAGTGGTTTTAACCCGTCAGCCCGCGATTTCAGCCTGATCGCGCAGGCGGCAGCCCACAGACGCGGCGGTCGCGCCAAGGGTCACGGGTGGCAATCCATAGCGGGCGCGGCGACGGAGGCCTCCGGCGCAAAGGTTTGGGGCAGATCCAACGGCAAGCGGCGCGGTGGCGTGACCCCGGCGCGCGCGCTGCGGTCGGCGTGGCGATGGACCGAGCTATGCGGCCAATCTGTCGTCCGCCGCACAAGCCCCGCAACAACGGGGCTGGCCCAGATCACCTGACGGCAAATATCCAGATCCGCCTGCCGGCGCACCTGCCGCGCGCCCTGACCCGGCAGCCACAGCCCCAGATCCCGCGCGCCCGCCGCGCGGGCAGGCACCGCATCGGGGCAGGTCCGGCGCAGATGGCGCGACAGGCCGCTTTTCACCAATCGCCAGCGCAGCTGCGCGTCCGCATTGGGGGGAAGCCGCCAGATCATGTGCATCCGGTCCGGCAAAACTACGCCGCTGTCGATCTGAAACGGATGCCGCGCCATCACCCGGCGCAGGCACACCCGCAGTGCGGCGACATGGTCTGACAGGTCCACACGGGCGCGCGGCGCGAGCCGAACGGTAAACAGGACATGGCCGGTCAGGGGCGAGGATGCATCAGAGGTCATGCGCCGATCATGGCGCGCCACAGTTAACAGCGGGTAAAACAGAACACGCCGATCCGCCGGACCGCGATCAGGCGCGGCCCTCAGGACGCGTCGTCAGCTGCGGCGCAGCCGGATCACGACATCGACCTTGGCGATCTCGGCCCCGTCGGGGGCGGTCGGCACACGGCGGATTTCCAACTGATCGGCGGGCGCATCGGTCAGGCTGCCGGTGTCTTCCCAATAGAAATGCGGATGGTCGTCCATATTGGTGTCGAAATAGCTTTTCGAGCCATCGACCGTGATCTCGCGCATCAGCCCCGCGTCACAAAAGGCGCGCAAGGTGTTGTAAACGGTCGCAAGGGACACTTTCTCACCTGCCGTGCGGCTGGCGTCGAACAGGCTTTCGGCGGTGACGTGCCGGTTATGGCCATCGCCCACCAACAGCGCGGCCAAAGCCAGCCGCTGCCGGGTCGGGCGCAGGTTCGCCGAGGCCAGCCAGTCAGACCCCTTGCCCTGCGCGTCGCGCGTCATGCTATCCATTGGTGCGTCCATAGGTTGAGATATATGCAGACAATCGGGTGGTTTCAAATGAAAACAGGTCGCAGCTGACCTGCGGGGGCTGGTAGGGCATCGCTATGACACCCATGTGACAGCGTATCGGCACCGGCCTTTGCGGGCGGTCTGGCGGGCATGCCCAAAATTGCGGCAATCCGTGCATGATAGGCGCCCTGCCCCCGCACGACCGGCTGCGGCCCGGTCGCTGCCGTGCCGCCTTCGCGCCCGCTTTGGCGTCCCGCCCCCGGCCCCCGTCCTATTGCGCCGGGCCGGAGCGGGGTGCTAGAGGGAGCAGAACGAGCAACACAGATGAACTAAGGGGACAGGTCCCGGATGACGGATTTTCCGACGAGCTTCGACAAGGAAGGGCTGCTGCAATGCGCGCGGGGCGAGCTTTTCGGCGCCGGCAACCCGCAGCTGCCTGAACCGCCGATGCTGATGATGGACCGCGTGACCGAGATTTCGGCCGATGGCGGTCTGCACGGCAAAGGCCATGTCATCGCCGAATTCGACATCAGCCCCGACCTGTGGTTCTTTGCCTGCCACTTCCCCGGCGATCCGGTCATGCCGGGCTGTCTGGGTCTGGACGCGCTGTGGCAGTTGACCGGGTTCAACCTTGGCTGGCGCGGCATGCAGGGGCGCGGTCGCGCTCTGGGCGTGGGCGAGGTCAAGTTTACCGGCATGGTCACCCCTGACATCAAAACCGTCACCTATCACGTGGATTTCACCCGCGTCATCGATCGCAAGCTCAAGATGGGCATCGCCGATGGCCGGATGTTCGCCGATGGCGCGGAAATCTACACCACGAAAGACATGAAGGTCGGGCTGTTCAGCTGAGCCGCCCGCGCCCGGCCGCGGCGCCGACCGATCCCCGGTCGCGCCGCGACCCGGACATTCTCACCGAGACAGCCGCGAAAGGACGTCATCCATGCGCCGCGTCGTCATTACCGGGTTGGGGATCGTCTCCTCGATCGGCAACACCATCGAAGAAGTCGCCCAGAGCCTGAAGGCCGGGAAATCCGGCATCACCCGCTCCGAGATCTATGCGGAACATGGCTTCCGCAGTCAGGTCCACGGCATGCCCGATATCGATCTGGCCGCCCATATCGACAAGCGTCAATTGCGCTTCATGGGGCCCGGGGCTGCCTATAACTACATCGCGATGGAACAGGCCATCGCCGATGCGGGGCTGGAGGACAGCGACGTCTCCAACGAACGCTCGGGCCTCATCATGGGCTCCGGCGGTCCGTCGACCTCGAACTTCCTCACCGCCTTCGACACGGTGCGCGAAAAGGGCAGCCCCAAGCGGATGGGCCCGTTTATGGTCACCCGTTGCATGAGCTCGACCAACTCCGCCTGTCTGGCCACGCCGTTCAAGATCAAGGGGATCAACTACTCGATCACCTCCGCCTGCTCCACGTCGCTGCATTGCATCGGCAGCGGCACCGAACAGATCCAGCTGGGCAAGCAGGACATCGTGTTCGCGGGCGGCGGCGAGGAGGTCGATTGGACCCTGTCGTGCCTGTTTGACGCGATGAACGCCATGAGCTCGAAATATAACGACACGCCCGAACTGGCCTCGCGCCCGTTCGACGCCACGCGGGACGGCTTCGTCATCGCGGGCGGTGGCGGTGTCGTCGTGCTCGAAGAACTGGAGCACGCGCTGGCCCGCGGCGCCAAGATCTATGGCGAAGTTACGGGCTATGGCGCCACCTCCGACGGGGCCGATATGGTCGCGCCGTCGGGTGAGGGCGGCGAACGCTCGATGAAGCTGGCGCTGTCCACCAACGGCGATCGCACGGTCGATTATATCAATGCGCACGGCACCTCGACCCCCGCGGGCGACGTGACCGAGGTGAAGGGCATTCGCAACGTGTTCGGCGAAGATCACCCGCCGATCTCCTCGACCAAATCGATGACTGGGCATTCGCTCGGCGCGACCGGCGTGCACGAAGCGATCTACTGCCTGCTGATGATGCGCGACGGCTTTATCGCGCCGTCGATCAACGTCACCGAGCTCGATCCCGAAATCCGCCCCGAGGAGATCGTGACCGAGACACGGGAAACCGCGCTCGACAGCATCCTGACCAACAGCTTCGGGTTCGGGGGCACCAACGCCTCCATCATTATGTCGAAATATCACGGATGAGCAGCGATGGCTGAATTGATGAAGGGCAAACGCGGTCTGATCATGGGCGTGGCCAACGAACGGTCCATCGCCTGGGGCATCGCGAAAGCCCTCGCCGCCGAAGGCGCGGAACTGGCGTTTTCCTATCAGGGCGAAGCCTTTGGCAAGCGGGTCGCCCCGCTCGCCGAAAGCGTCGGATCCGATTTCCTCGTGGATGTGGACGTGACCGACGATGCCTCGCTCGACGCGGCCTTCGGCGAGATCGAAAAACGGTGGGGGAAGCTGGATTTCGTCGTCCACGCCATCGCGTTCTCCGACAAGAACGAACTGACAGGCCGGTTCATCAATACCAGCCGCGAGAACTTCAAAACCTCGCTCGTGATCTCCTGCTACTCGCTCATCGACGTCGCCCGCCGGGCGCGTCCGCTGATGACCGATGGCGGCTCGATCATCACCCTGACCTATCAGGGCTCGAACAAGGTGACGCCGTTCTACAATGTCATGGGCGTCGCCAAATCCGCGCTGGAAAGCGCGATGCGCTACCTCGCCAATGACCTCGGCCCCGAAGGCATCCGCGTCAACGCCATCTCCCCCGGCCCGATGAAAACGCTGGCCGGCGCGGCGATCGGCGGCGCGCGCAAAACCTTCCGCATGACCGAGGCCAACGCGCCCCTGCGCCACAACGCAACGCTGGAGGCCATCGGCGGCACGGCGGTCTACCTCGCCTCCGACTATGGCAACTGCACGACCGGCGAAATCGTCACCGTCGATGGCGGCTTCCACATCCTTGGCATGCCGCAGCCCGACAACCTGTAAGGCGCGACTGCACCATCCTGACTGAGAAACGGCCGGCCCCGCTAGGGACCGGCCGTTTTCTATGGACGGGCTCTCGCCGCCCCATCTCGCCCCGCGGGATCAGTTCAGCAGCGCAGTCAGCAGCCCCACGACGGCGACGATCTTCTGGGTGTCGTTGTTGACGCGCACGACGTGACCGTCATGCACCCGGTAAACCTGACCCTTCGGCAGCGCGGGCAGATGGCGCTTCTCGGTGGTGCTCAGGTAGCGGGCCGTCGCCACGCGAGCGCCCACATGCGGCGTGGCACGGGTCACGACGCGGGGCTGCGCGCGCTGCGGCTCACGGCTGGTGGTGCGTGCAGGCTCGGCCTTGCTCGGCGTCTTGCTCTTTGCGGACTGGGACTCGCGCCGCTCGGACTGCCCACGATCGCTGTCGCGCCGGTCGGCGCCGCGCTCGGACGACGTGGAGCAGGCCGAACGCTGTCCGCAGTCCTGATCCCGGCCCTGCTGGGCCTGTGCGGAGATGGGGGTCAACAAAGCCAGAGCAGTGCTGACGGCCAGAAGGGCGGCGGGAGTGCGACGAGTGATCATGTGTTTGGTCCTTTCCAGGTCGGTTTCAGGACATGGAACGGAGCACCGGCGCAGTCCCGTCGCAGCGATTGCACATTCTCGCGAAACGGTGATCGCAAAGGACCGCTTGATCGCGACAGACCCCACCGACCGCTGGCACGGGCCGGGCCCACGATCCCTGAAAACACTGCTGACAAACTGGCGCGGGGGGCTTTGGTGACCCCGGCAGGACTTGAACCTGCAACCTATCCCTTAGGAGGGGATTGCTCTATCCAGTTGAGCCACGGGGCCACGCGGGCCTTCCATAGCGCCTCCCCCCGCCGGTTTGAAGGTGTATTCTTGAGGCCGCGCTGCCGCACCGAAGGGCGCGCATCTGTCATCTGCGCTTCCGCTCGGGATGATCCGGCCTTAGACAGGGTCTATCCAGACCGAGCGAGTGCCCCCCGTGACCAACACCCCCGACATCCCGCCCCGCCGCCCGCTGACACTGCGTGACGTGTCCGAAGCGTCGGGCGTCAGCGAAATGACCGTCAGCCGCGTGCTGCGCAATCGCGGCGACGTGTCGGACGCCACCCGCGCGCGGGTGCTCGAAGCCGCCAAGCGTCTGGGCTACGTCCCCAACAAGATCGCAGGCGCGCTGGCCTCCTCGCGGGTCAATCTGGTCGCCGTGGTGATCCCGTCCCTGTCGAATCAGGTCTTTCCCGAGGTCATGACCGGCATCACCTCGGTGCTGGACGACACGCCCCTGCAACCCGTGGTGGGCGTCACCAATTACCTCCCCGAACGGGAGGAGGCCGTGCTTTACGAGATGCTGTCATGGCGGCCCACGGGCGTCATCATCGCCGGGCTCGAACATACCGAAGCCGCGATCGCCATGCTGCGCGGCGCGGGCATCCCGGTGGTCGAGGTGATGGATGTCGATGGCGCGCCCGTCGATTCCGTCGTCGGCATTTCGCACCGCCGCGCGGGCCGGATGATGGCGCAGGAGATCCTGCAGGCGGGTTATCGCCGCATCGGCTTCATGGGCACCAAGATGCCGCTCGACCATCGCGCCCGCAAACGCTTCGAAGGCTTCACCGACGCGCTGGCCAAGGCCGGGGTGGAGATCGCGGACCGGCAATTCTATTCCGGCGGCTCCGGCATCGCCAAGGGCCGCGAGATGACCGAGGCCATGCTGAACCGCACCCCGGATCTGGATTTCATCTACTATTCCAACGACATGATCGGCGCGGGCGGGCTGTTGCACTGCATGACCCACGGGATCGACGTGCCGGGCCGGATCGGGCTTGCCGGGTTCAACGGGATGGAAATCGTCGATGGCTTCCCGCTGCGGCTGGCCACGATGGACAGTTGCCGGCTGGAAATCGGGCGCGAGGCCGCGCGCATCATCGCCGAACATGCCGATGCGGCAGGCACCCCCGGCGCGGGGGCGGGCGAACGGATCGAGCTGCAACCCACGTTGTCGCTGGGCGACACCTTACGTCGCGGATGAGCGCACGGGGTTGGTATTCCGGCGCCCAGTGGTGTCTAAGGCGGGCGTGCGGGACCGCTTCCGCGCCGCAGACGTTCCAACGGCAAAGGCAACAGCCATGATGGGTCGGTCATGACACAGGTTTCCGTGGTGATCCCGATGCGCAACGAGGCGCCGAACCTCGCCCCCGTCGTGGGCGGTATTCTGGAGGCCTGCGCCGGGCTCGACGCGTTCGAGGTGATCGTCGTCGATGACGGTTCCACCGACGAAACCGCCACCCTTGCCCGCGATATGATCGTCGCCGACCCCCGCATCCGGCTGATCCGCCACCAGCAAAGCGCGGGCCAAAGCGCCGCGATCCATTCCGGCGTGCTGGCCGCCCGCGCGCCCGTGATCTGCATGCTCGACGGCGACGGTCAGAACCCGCCTGCCGAACTGCCCAAACTCTTTACCCCGCTGCTTGACGACACGACCGGGCGTCTCGGCCTCGTCGCCGGGCAGCGTGTGGACCGCCAAGACAGCCGGTCCAAGCTCTGGGCCTCGCGGCTGGCCAATGGGCTGCGCGGGCGCATCCTCAGCGACGGCACCCGCGACACCGGCTGCGGGCTCAAAGGCTTCCGCCGCGATGCGTTTCTGTCGCTGCCCTATTTCGACCATATGCACCGCTACCTGCCCGCGCTTTTCGCGCGCGAAGGCTGGGACATCCGGCATGTCGATGTGTCCCACCGCGAACGCCACGCGGGCAATTCCAAATACACCAACCTGCGCCGCGCGCTTGTCGGCGTGCCGGACCTGCTGGCGGTGGCATGGCTGATCAAGCGCCGCAAAAAGGCGTCGGGCACCGAATGGAGGCCGGATCAATGACGGCACAGATCTTCGACTGGCTGCATGTCGGCAATTGGCGCGAATTCTGGTGGGTCATCATCGGGCTGGCCGGGCAACTGATGTTCACCGCGCGGTTCCTCGTGCAGTGGCTGGCCTCCGAGAAGGCGGGCGAGTCGGTCGTGCCGGTCTATTTTTGGTATTTCTCCCTCGCCGGGGGGGCCACGCTGCTGACCTATGCGCTTTACCGGGCCGATCCGGTGTTTGTGCTGGGCCAGTCGATGGGGCTGCTGATCTATGCCCGCAATCTGTGGCTAATCCACACCAGCAACCAGCGCGAAGCCTGATCCGATGACGCCCCACCGCCCTTCCGCGCCCTGGGCGGGGCGCTGCGCGTGGGTGATTGGCGCGATCCTGCTGCTGCGGCTCGTCGGGCTGTGGCTGGACCGCACCGATCTGTATGTCGATGAAGCGCAATACTGGCTCTGGGGTCAGGATCTTGCCTTTGGCTATTATTCCAAGCCGCCGATGATCGGCTGGCTGCTGCGCGCGGTCACCGATCTGGCGGGCAGCGACGCGGCATTCTGGGTGCGCCTGCCCGCCATTGCGCTGCATGGGGTGACGGCGGCGCTGCTGGCCGCGATCACCGCCCGCCACATCGCGCCGCGCGCCGCGCCTTGGGTCGCGGCGGCCTATCTGACGCTGCCGCTGGTGACGGTCGGCAGCTACATGATCTCCACCGACAGCGTGATGTTCCCGTTCCTTGCGCTGGCGCTGCTGGCGTGGCTGCGGCTGGCCGAAGGCGGCGGCCGCCGCTGGGCCCTGACAGCCGGGCTGGCCTTGGGCGGCGGGGTGATGTCGAAATACGCCGCCGTCTACTACCTGATCCTGTTGCTGCCCGCGCTGGTCTTTATCCCAGCGATCCGGGTGCCGTGGCGCCGCGCGGCGCTGGCGCTGCTGGGCTTTGCGCTGGCCATCGCTCCCAACGTGGCGTGGAATATCGCTAATGGCCTGACCACCCTGCGTCACACACTGGACAACGCCGACTGGGTCAATGACCCCGCCGCCAAGGCCACGCTGAACTTTGCCGGGCTGGCGGAATTCGCCGCCGCGCAATTCGTCGTCTTTGGCCCCGCCTTCCTCGGCGCGCTGCTTTGGCTGGCCGTGCGGCCCAACGCGCGCCGCAACGGACAGTCCGACACGCACGTCACCGCACGGCCCGACGCGGCGCCCGGCACACACGCCACCGCACACCCCGAGGCACACCTCGCCACGCACCCCGACGCACAGCCCAAACCGCGCGCACACCCCGGCCCGTCCGCGCAATCCGATCCGCGCGCGCAATCCGCTCCGCACCTAGGCCAGCACTCCGGCCAGCACACCACCCAAAACGCGCCGCAGCGCCCCGGCCCGAACGCGGTAGCAAGCCTGCCCGCAGAAGCCCGGCACAGCACCCCCGTGGCGTCACGCCCTGCCCGCCTACCCCTGCGCGGGGTCGTGCTGTGGCTGTCGCTGCCGATCATCGCGCTCGTCTGTGTGCAGGCGCTTTTGAACCAAGCCTACGCGAACTGGGCCGCCGCCGCCTATGTCGCCGCGCCGCTGGCGGTGGTGCCGTGGCTGCTGCTGCGCGCGCGCTGGCTGCTGGTGGCCAGCCTCGTGCTGCATGGCAGCTTCGCCGTTGTCGTGCCCGTGGCCGCTCATTACGCGCCGACCCTGCGCCTTGGGGCAGATGCGCCGCTGCTGATGGCGCGCTGGCTGGGCCGAGCCGAGATGAGCGCCACCATCACCGCCCGCGCCCGCGCGCTCCCCGTGAGCGCGATTGTCGCCGACGACCGCGATGTGCTGGCCGATCTCTTCTACCGCGCCCGCGGCGATTTCCCGCGCGCAGCAGACCGCTTCACCGGCTCAGCCGATGCTCCCGGCCCGTCCGATACCTCCGGCTCAGCCGACGCCACGGACACCCCCGGCTCAGCCGACGCCACCGACACCCCCAGCCCATCCAACAACGCCGACACCCCCGGCCCGTTCAACACCCCCGGCGCGCAGGGCTCAGCCGATACGCCCGCCATCCCCGACCCGTCCGACCGGGCGGCGACACAACCCGCGCGCGCCCTGCCCGTCTGGGCCGAACCGGAACGTGGCCGTGCGCCCAATCACTATGTCCAAAGCTTCCCCTATCCCGGCGCGGCGGACAGCCGCGTGTTGCTGGTCACCCGGTCGAAACGCGCGCCTAATGGCTGCGATGCCACTGCCGCTGGCGTGATCGACCCGGACGAAGGCGCCTATGCCAAGCGCACAATGCGCCTGTTCGTGGTGGATGGCACCTGCTGGGACGGCATCGCGCGCTAGGCCTCCCTGCCCTGCCACGCTACGGCGCGATGTGTTACAATCCGCTTACCTGCTTGTGAAAAAACTCGATATGTGCGGATCGGATTTGCGATCTATATCTCAAATCATGAAAACGCTACGCATCCTACTCATCCCCGCTCTCTGGCTTGGCCTGAGCCTGCCCGCGCTTGCGCAGCAGCTGTCGCTTGGTGCCATGTCCAATTACCTCAACAGCTTCCAGACGGCGCAGGGTGAGTTCACCCAGATCAACGCCGATGGGACCATCTCCACCGGTCAGCTCTACCTCAAGCGGCCGGGTCGGATGCGGTTTGAATATGCCGCGCCCGACAACAGCCTCGTGATGGCTGGCGGTCAGCAGGTCGCGGTGTTCGATGGCAAATCCAACACCGGGCCAGAGCAATACCCCCTCTCGCGCACGCCGCTGTCGATCATCCTTGCCCAGAATGTCGACTTCTCGCGCTCTGGCATGGTCACCGGCCATACCAGCGACGGCAAGACCACGACCATCACCGCGCAAGACCCCGCGCATCCCGAATACGGCAACATCCAGCTAAAGTTCACGGCCAATCCCGTCGAGCTGCGCCAGTGGATCGTGACCGATGACAGCGGCACCAAAACGACTGTCGTCCTTGGCGATCTGCGCAAAGGCGTGAACCTCGGCTCGACCATGTTCAACATCGTTCAGGAAACCCAGCGCCGCGGCGGCTAACCCCCGGCCTTATGGAGGAGACAGGAAAACGCCCGGCGCGCAGATGCGGCCGGGCGTTTTTCGTGTCTTGCGGCTGTGGCGGGCTTAGATCTTGCGGCACCGCTTGAGCTGCGCGTTGTAGAGCGTCGCGCGGTCGCCCACCGAACGCGCCACCCGCACCAGCCACGGCTTGGCGTTGTAGCTGGCGCGTGCGTAGCCGGTATGGCCTTCGTGATAGGCCAGATACTGCCGCTCCGCGTCCCATAGCGGGATGCCGTTCCGCTCCCGCGTTTTGTTCATGTACCAGCCCATGAAATCGGTCGCGTCCTGAATGCGGTCCCGCTTTGCGCGGTGGCTGGCATTCTCGTCGCGATATTCGTCCCATGTGGCATCGAGCGCCTGCGCATAGCCAAAGGCGGAGCTTTGCCGCCCCATGGGAATCACGCCGACCACGAATTGCAGCGGCGTGCGGGCATCGCCCACGAATTTCGATTCCTGATAGATGGTGGCCATCTGCACCGCCACCGGGACGCCCCAGCGCCGTTCGGTGGATTTCATGGCCCGCAGATATTCCGGCCGTTCGTTCACGATATCGCAGGCGTCGTCGAGGTTGCGCGGCGGCACGGAACTGCCTCCCCCGCAGCCCGCAAGGACCGCCAGGATCGCGATGCAAAGGAATTTACGCATCACTGCCCCATTTTCATGTTACTGCTCGTTCTTGGTATTTGGCCTTGAGGATAAGCGAAAACCCCTCACAGGAAAACCGCCCTTGATCGCGGGCCGATCACGATTGTTTCAGGGCACGGAACCTTGGCGCCCATCCCGCGCGGCCTACTGTCAGCGCTTGCTTCACACAGTGTTTCGTGGCGTTCACGGGGCGGCGCATGGACTTTTGCCCTTGTCTTCCCCTAGTGAGGTATGATGAACGACGCATCCAGATGCTGAAGAGCCGCGCCAAATATCACCTTGGGCAAATTGTCCGCCACCGCAAACATCCGTTTCGCGGTGTTGTCTTTGACGTGGATGCGACGTTTTCCAACACCGAGGAATGGTATGAATCCATTCCCGAAGACAGCCGCCCGTCGCGCGAACAGCCGTTCTACCATCTGCTGGCCGAGAACGATCAAAGCTATTACGTCGCCTATGTGTCCGAACAGAACCTCGTGCCCGACTATTCCGGCGAGCCGGTCGAT
This window contains:
- a CDS encoding enoyl-ACP reductase FabI, with amino-acid sequence MAELMKGKRGLIMGVANERSIAWGIAKALAAEGAELAFSYQGEAFGKRVAPLAESVGSDFLVDVDVTDDASLDAAFGEIEKRWGKLDFVVHAIAFSDKNELTGRFINTSRENFKTSLVISCYSLIDVARRARPLMTDGGSIITLTYQGSNKVTPFYNVMGVAKSALESAMRYLANDLGPEGIRVNAISPGPMKTLAGAAIGGARKTFRMTEANAPLRHNATLEAIGGTAVYLASDYGNCTTGEIVTVDGGFHILGMPQPDNL
- the fabB gene encoding beta-ketoacyl-ACP synthase I, producing MRRVVITGLGIVSSIGNTIEEVAQSLKAGKSGITRSEIYAEHGFRSQVHGMPDIDLAAHIDKRQLRFMGPGAAYNYIAMEQAIADAGLEDSDVSNERSGLIMGSGGPSTSNFLTAFDTVREKGSPKRMGPFMVTRCMSSTNSACLATPFKIKGINYSITSACSTSLHCIGSGTEQIQLGKQDIVFAGGGEEVDWTLSCLFDAMNAMSSKYNDTPELASRPFDATRDGFVIAGGGGVVVLEELEHALARGAKIYGEVTGYGATSDGADMVAPSGEGGERSMKLALSTNGDRTVDYINAHGTSTPAGDVTEVKGIRNVFGEDHPPISSTKSMTGHSLGATGVHEAIYCLLMMRDGFIAPSINVTELDPEIRPEEIVTETRETALDSILTNSFGFGGTNASIIMSKYHG
- a CDS encoding ArnT family glycosyltransferase — protein: MTPHRPSAPWAGRCAWVIGAILLLRLVGLWLDRTDLYVDEAQYWLWGQDLAFGYYSKPPMIGWLLRAVTDLAGSDAAFWVRLPAIALHGVTAALLAAITARHIAPRAAPWVAAAYLTLPLVTVGSYMISTDSVMFPFLALALLAWLRLAEGGGRRWALTAGLALGGGVMSKYAAVYYLILLLPALVFIPAIRVPWRRAALALLGFALAIAPNVAWNIANGLTTLRHTLDNADWVNDPAAKATLNFAGLAEFAAAQFVVFGPAFLGALLWLAVRPNARRNGQSDTHVTARPDAAPGTHATAHPEAHLATHPDAQPKPRAHPGPSAQSDPRAQSAPHLGQHSGQHTTQNAPQRPGPNAVASLPAEARHSTPVASRPARLPLRGVVLWLSLPIIALVCVQALLNQAYANWAAAAYVAAPLAVVPWLLLRARWLLVASLVLHGSFAVVVPVAAHYAPTLRLGADAPLLMARWLGRAEMSATITARARALPVSAIVADDRDVLADLFYRARGDFPRAADRFTGSADAPGPSDTSGSADATDTPGSADATDTPSPSNNADTPGPFNTPGAQGSADTPAIPDPSDRAATQPARALPVWAEPERGRAPNHYVQSFPYPGAADSRVLLVTRSKRAPNGCDATAAGVIDPDEGAYAKRTMRLFVVDGTCWDGIAR
- a CDS encoding glycosyltransferase family 2 protein, whose amino-acid sequence is MTTPSPAASSDATADAPPATGVSYAHHDSVGAFLAGGQAVLARAPVALIMAEDAVEVAGTVAHHHRLGFRSIVLFASTELALPDLDALPSATQAVLHRVDHDTLHAQGLLRAVNPVIAAAPEGAWIYYCYNAEYLFFPFCQTRDVGEMLAFHAEERRSAMLTYVVDLYAGDLSRHPNAVAPEEAYLDRAGYYALARPDPEQDGAPRERQLDFYGGLRWRFEEHVPKARRKIDRIGLFRAARGLTLRGNHTLSDEECNTYACPWHHNLTAAICSFRTAKALKTNPGSTFAVETFWWHNSVRFEWNSQQLLDLGLMEPGQWF
- a CDS encoding REP-associated tyrosine transposase, with translation MTSDASSPLTGHVLFTVRLAPRARVDLSDHVAALRVCLRRVMARHPFQIDSGVVLPDRMHMIWRLPPNADAQLRWRLVKSGLSRHLRRTCPDAVPARAAGARDLGLWLPGQGARQVRRQADLDICRQVIWASPVVAGLVRRTTDWPHSSVHRHADRSARAGVTPPRRLPLDLPQTFAPEASVAAPAMDCHP
- a CDS encoding lipid-A-disaccharide synthase N-terminal domain-containing protein, which gives rise to MTAQIFDWLHVGNWREFWWVIIGLAGQLMFTARFLVQWLASEKAGESVVPVYFWYFSLAGGATLLTYALYRADPVFVLGQSMGLLIYARNLWLIHTSNQREA
- the irr gene encoding Fur family transcriptional regulator Irr is translated as MDSMTRDAQGKGSDWLASANLRPTRQRLALAALLVGDGHNRHVTAESLFDASRTAGEKVSLATVYNTLRAFCDAGLMREITVDGSKSYFDTNMDDHPHFYWEDTGSLTDAPADQLEIRRVPTAPDGAEIAKVDVVIRLRRS
- a CDS encoding LolA family protein produces the protein MKTLRILLIPALWLGLSLPALAQQLSLGAMSNYLNSFQTAQGEFTQINADGTISTGQLYLKRPGRMRFEYAAPDNSLVMAGGQQVAVFDGKSNTGPEQYPLSRTPLSIILAQNVDFSRSGMVTGHTSDGKTTTITAQDPAHPEYGNIQLKFTANPVELRQWIVTDDSGTKTTVVLGDLRKGVNLGSTMFNIVQETQRRGG
- the fabA gene encoding bifunctional 3-hydroxydecanoyl-ACP dehydratase/trans-2-decenoyl-ACP isomerase; its protein translation is MTDFPTSFDKEGLLQCARGELFGAGNPQLPEPPMLMMDRVTEISADGGLHGKGHVIAEFDISPDLWFFACHFPGDPVMPGCLGLDALWQLTGFNLGWRGMQGRGRALGVGEVKFTGMVTPDIKTVTYHVDFTRVIDRKLKMGIADGRMFADGAEIYTTKDMKVGLFS
- a CDS encoding LacI family DNA-binding transcriptional regulator, whose translation is MPPVTNTPDIPPRRPLTLRDVSEASGVSEMTVSRVLRNRGDVSDATRARVLEAAKRLGYVPNKIAGALASSRVNLVAVVIPSLSNQVFPEVMTGITSVLDDTPLQPVVGVTNYLPEREEAVLYEMLSWRPTGVIIAGLEHTEAAIAMLRGAGIPVVEVMDVDGAPVDSVVGISHRRAGRMMAQEILQAGYRRIGFMGTKMPLDHRARKRFEGFTDALAKAGVEIADRQFYSGGSGIAKGREMTEAMLNRTPDLDFIYYSNDMIGAGGLLHCMTHGIDVPGRIGLAGFNGMEIVDGFPLRLATMDSCRLEIGREAARIIAEHADAAGTPGAGAGERIELQPTLSLGDTLRRG
- a CDS encoding glycosyltransferase family 2 protein, which translates into the protein MTQVSVVIPMRNEAPNLAPVVGGILEACAGLDAFEVIVVDDGSTDETATLARDMIVADPRIRLIRHQQSAGQSAAIHSGVLAARAPVICMLDGDGQNPPAELPKLFTPLLDDTTGRLGLVAGQRVDRQDSRSKLWASRLANGLRGRILSDGTRDTGCGLKGFRRDAFLSLPYFDHMHRYLPALFAREGWDIRHVDVSHRERHAGNSKYTNLRRALVGVPDLLAVAWLIKRRKKASGTEWRPDQ